Proteins co-encoded in one Desulfitobacterium hafniense DCB-2 genomic window:
- a CDS encoding respiratory nitrate reductase subunit gamma: MFLVFYAILAMFLFLALSAYKAYEYTKMPMHGRLDLYPVPKEKGHEHGGSYYEQAEWWAKPHETSTASEIVDMLKEILFIKKLFQNQKSLWWLSYSLHLGIYFIIAWTVILVAAAATQLAGGTVAADGGLWGILLYYATPLVGWVGFFLASFGAVSLLVRRVADPILKKYTTPQEYFNLLLLFVVTLTGVLVWSSDITMSNARDAMANVLSFQPLNGEPLLTVHIILAGIMLIYIPISKMSHYVGKFFSFHMVIWDNDPNVAGSKVEEKIRQAAQYRPQNKWSAPHIAGAPAPTEKSPK; the protein is encoded by the coding sequence TTGTTTCTAGTCTTTTATGCGATTCTAGCCATGTTTTTATTTTTAGCACTCTCTGCGTATAAAGCGTATGAGTACACTAAAATGCCAATGCATGGGCGCTTGGATCTCTATCCTGTTCCCAAAGAAAAGGGGCATGAGCATGGAGGATCCTATTATGAGCAAGCTGAATGGTGGGCTAAGCCTCATGAAACATCGACAGCATCCGAGATTGTTGACATGTTGAAGGAGATTCTGTTCATTAAAAAGCTTTTCCAGAACCAAAAATCTCTTTGGTGGCTATCCTATTCACTTCACCTGGGCATTTATTTTATTATCGCTTGGACTGTAATCCTTGTAGCAGCCGCCGCAACCCAATTAGCGGGTGGAACCGTCGCCGCCGACGGCGGTCTTTGGGGTATACTCCTTTACTATGCGACCCCATTGGTTGGCTGGGTAGGTTTCTTTTTAGCGTCTTTCGGTGCCGTCAGCTTGTTGGTGCGCCGGGTCGCAGACCCCATCCTCAAAAAATACACTACGCCACAGGAATATTTCAATTTATTGCTCTTATTCGTCGTGACTTTAACCGGCGTTTTGGTGTGGAGTTCAGATATTACCATGAGCAATGCCCGGGATGCTATGGCTAATGTCCTGTCTTTCCAACCCTTGAACGGGGAGCCCTTATTGACGGTTCATATTATTCTGGCCGGAATTATGCTGATATACATCCCAATAAGCAAGATGAGTCATTATGTAGGTAAATTCTTCAGTTTTCACATGGTTATCTGGGATAATGATCCGAATGTCGCGGGCAGTAAGGTTGAGGAAAAAATCAGACAGGCTGCTCAATATCGCCCTCAGAATAAATGGTCAGCCCCCCATATTGCCGGTGCACCTGCACCCACGGAGAAGTCCCCTAAGTAG
- the dsrK gene encoding sulfate reduction electron transfer complex DsrMKJOP subunit DsrK translates to MAKYKLPKSEELSKIDYKPGSTEWMDTPVTTPFEPGTFCWGAKGKNLETVGFPNARDWSPVDEDWQLPENWKSTVIEGIGERLTKYRSFKIMMDICVRCGACADKCHFYIGSGDPKNMPVLRAELLRSVYRRYFTPSGKFLGRLAGARDLTPEVIKEWWYYFYQCTECRRCSVFCPYGIDQAEITIIGRELLNLLGLNIDWIAGPVANCYMKGNHLGLEPHAITGNIEMMCDDIEDITGVRVEPTFNRKGAEILFVTPSGDLMGDPGIYTCMGYLMLFHELGLDYTWSTYASEGGNFGFFTSNEMAKRLNSKIYAEAKRLGVKYIIGGECGHMWRVVNQYMGTWNEPADFLEVPVSPITGTRFDNAASTKMIHITEFTADLIKHGKLKLDPSRNDHLKVTYHDSCNTSRGMGLLEEPRYIINNVCNNFYEMPESTIREKTFCCGSGSGLNASENMEERMRGGFPRANAVKYVQDKHGVNMLANICAVDRAALPALMDYWAPGVGVIGVHELVANALVMTGEKERTTDLRGEDLPEKGVTADE, encoded by the coding sequence ATGGCAAAATATAAACTCCCTAAGTCGGAAGAACTGTCGAAGATAGATTATAAGCCCGGCTCCACGGAATGGATGGATACCCCTGTCACTACCCCTTTTGAACCGGGTACCTTCTGCTGGGGCGCCAAGGGCAAAAACCTGGAAACTGTAGGATTTCCCAATGCCCGGGATTGGTCTCCTGTCGATGAAGACTGGCAGCTGCCGGAGAACTGGAAATCTACAGTTATCGAAGGAATCGGTGAACGGCTTACCAAATACCGTTCCTTTAAAATCATGATGGACATCTGTGTCCGTTGTGGAGCTTGTGCTGATAAATGTCATTTCTATATTGGCTCCGGGGATCCCAAAAACATGCCGGTTCTCAGAGCAGAGCTCCTGCGTTCCGTCTATAGAAGATATTTTACCCCCTCCGGAAAATTTCTGGGGCGTCTGGCCGGTGCCAGAGACCTTACCCCAGAGGTCATTAAAGAATGGTGGTACTATTTCTACCAATGTACAGAATGCCGGCGATGTTCCGTCTTCTGTCCCTACGGCATTGACCAGGCGGAGATCACCATCATTGGCCGGGAATTGCTGAACCTGCTGGGGCTGAACATTGACTGGATTGCCGGCCCTGTGGCCAACTGTTATATGAAGGGTAATCACTTGGGTTTGGAGCCCCATGCTATCACCGGAAACATTGAGATGATGTGCGATGACATCGAAGACATCACAGGAGTCCGCGTCGAGCCGACCTTCAACCGCAAGGGCGCAGAGATTCTCTTTGTTACCCCTTCGGGAGACCTAATGGGGGATCCAGGCATCTACACCTGTATGGGCTATCTGATGCTCTTCCATGAATTGGGTCTGGACTATACCTGGAGCACCTATGCCTCTGAAGGAGGAAACTTTGGTTTCTTTACCTCCAACGAAATGGCCAAACGCTTAAACTCCAAGATCTATGCTGAAGCCAAACGACTTGGGGTCAAGTATATCATCGGCGGTGAGTGCGGCCATATGTGGCGGGTTGTCAATCAGTATATGGGTACTTGGAATGAGCCGGCTGATTTTCTGGAAGTTCCGGTATCTCCTATCACAGGAACCCGCTTTGATAACGCAGCTTCCACCAAAATGATTCATATCACAGAATTCACAGCAGACTTGATCAAGCATGGCAAATTGAAACTGGACCCCAGCCGTAACGACCATCTTAAAGTTACCTATCATGACTCCTGCAATACTTCCCGCGGTATGGGACTCCTGGAGGAACCCCGCTACATTATCAACAATGTCTGCAACAACTTCTACGAAATGCCGGAAAGCACCATCCGTGAAAAGACCTTCTGCTGTGGCAGCGGTTCGGGACTCAATGCTTCCGAGAATATGGAAGAACGTATGCGGGGCGGTTTCCCAAGAGCTAATGCCGTAAAATATGTTCAAGACAAACACGGAGTCAATATGCTAGCCAATATCTGTGCCGTGGACAGAGCTGCTTTACCAGCCCTCATGGACTACTGGGCCCCCGGAGTGGGCGTGATCGGCGTCCATGAATTGGTGGCCAATGCCCTGGTCATGACGGGTGAGAAGGAAAGAACCACAGACCTGCGCGGCGAGGATTTACCCGAAAAGGGGGTAACAGCAGATGAGTAA
- the dsrA gene encoding dissimilatory-type sulfite reductase subunit alpha encodes MAEKRTPQLDELEKGQWPSFVTEIKKAAVKNEASKELLHLLERSYEEKRGHWKHGGIVGVKGYGGGVIGRYTDLPEDYPNLAAFHTVRINSPSGWFYNTKSLRTICDIWEKRGSGLMNFHGATGDAILLGTTTDQLQPIFDELSEGGFDLGGSGSDLRSPSCCVGPGRCEHACYDTLEACYNITNQYQDELHRPMWPYKFKIKFSGCANDCTAAIARSDCAVIGTWRDTLTIDQEAVKAYVAEGLNIQAVVCDRCPTKCLKFDAETQELSVIAEECTRCMHCINRMPKAIAPGKERGATILLGGKSTIVQSAFMGWVIVPFMKMEVEDDFQEFKDMIERIWEWWDENGKTRERIGETIYRLGMTNFLTSVGLPAVPQMVYRPRANPYVFWPEDEIKK; translated from the coding sequence ATGGCTGAAAAGAGAACGCCACAACTGGATGAGTTAGAAAAAGGACAATGGCCCAGCTTTGTGACGGAAATCAAAAAGGCTGCCGTGAAAAACGAAGCCTCGAAGGAACTCCTTCATCTCTTGGAAAGATCCTATGAGGAAAAGAGAGGGCACTGGAAACACGGCGGTATCGTTGGAGTTAAAGGTTATGGCGGCGGGGTAATTGGTCGTTATACTGATTTGCCTGAAGATTATCCTAATCTGGCTGCTTTCCACACAGTACGTATTAATTCTCCAAGCGGTTGGTTCTACAATACCAAATCCCTGCGCACCATCTGCGATATCTGGGAAAAACGGGGAAGCGGACTTATGAACTTCCACGGAGCAACCGGAGATGCTATTTTGCTGGGGACAACCACCGACCAACTTCAGCCCATTTTTGATGAATTGAGTGAGGGTGGTTTTGATTTAGGTGGTTCCGGCTCCGACTTAAGATCTCCCAGCTGCTGCGTTGGACCAGGACGGTGTGAACATGCTTGCTACGATACCCTGGAAGCTTGCTATAACATCACCAACCAGTACCAAGATGAATTACACCGCCCTATGTGGCCGTATAAATTTAAAATTAAATTCTCCGGTTGTGCTAACGACTGCACCGCAGCGATTGCCCGTTCCGACTGCGCCGTCATCGGAACTTGGAGAGATACTCTCACCATCGATCAGGAAGCAGTCAAAGCTTATGTGGCTGAAGGCCTGAATATTCAGGCTGTAGTATGTGACCGTTGCCCGACAAAATGCCTGAAATTCGATGCTGAGACCCAGGAATTGAGTGTTATTGCTGAAGAGTGCACCCGCTGCATGCATTGCATCAATAGAATGCCCAAAGCCATCGCTCCCGGAAAAGAAAGAGGAGCAACAATTCTGCTCGGTGGCAAATCTACCATCGTTCAATCCGCTTTCATGGGTTGGGTTATCGTGCCCTTCATGAAGATGGAAGTCGAAGATGATTTCCAAGAGTTCAAAGATATGATCGAACGCATCTGGGAATGGTGGGACGAAAACGGTAAAACTCGTGAGAGAATCGGGGAAACCATCTACCGTTTAGGTATGACCAATTTCCTCACTTCAGTCGGTCTGCCTGCGGTACCGCAAATGGTTTACCGTCCGCGTGCTAACCCCTATGTCTTCTGGCCAGAAGATGAAATAAAGAAGTAA
- the dsrB gene encoding dissimilatory-type sulfite reductase subunit beta — translation MAILDQGPLNYKEQLPPIIKENYGKWRYHENPKAGVLKHVSESGAELYSIRVGSPRLVSLDFIREICNLADEYCDGYLRFTARHNVEFLVSDAAKVEPLIAALGAKGLPVGGTGASVSNIVHTQGWVHCHTPATDASGVVKAVMDDLYEYFVSMKLPAQMKISLACCLNMCGAAHCSDIAIVGVHRTPPRIDHDKIRKGTEIPSLVASCPTGAIRPNPKEKSVVVNDAKCMYCGNCYTMAPGMEIIDPQNDGIAILVGGKVANARTNPMFSRMVIPFLPNNPPRWPEVTDAIRNIVETWAANANKGEKMGEWIERIGWERFFSLTGIEFSDKLIDDFIFSRETFRTSAAFKY, via the coding sequence ATGGCAATTCTAGATCAGGGGCCACTAAATTATAAAGAACAGCTGCCGCCCATCATTAAAGAAAATTACGGAAAATGGCGTTACCATGAAAATCCGAAAGCAGGCGTTCTGAAACACGTTTCTGAATCCGGTGCAGAATTATACAGCATTCGCGTTGGTTCTCCCCGCCTTGTGTCCTTGGATTTTATTCGCGAAATTTGTAATCTTGCAGATGAGTATTGTGATGGCTACCTTCGTTTCACAGCCCGTCACAATGTAGAGTTCTTAGTATCTGATGCTGCTAAAGTAGAACCGTTGATCGCGGCTCTTGGTGCCAAAGGTCTCCCGGTGGGCGGTACAGGCGCATCCGTCAGCAATATCGTTCATACCCAAGGTTGGGTTCACTGCCACACACCTGCTACCGATGCCTCCGGTGTGGTTAAAGCAGTTATGGATGATCTCTATGAGTACTTTGTCTCCATGAAATTGCCTGCTCAAATGAAAATCAGCTTAGCTTGCTGCCTGAACATGTGCGGCGCAGCTCACTGCAGTGACATAGCAATCGTTGGTGTTCACAGAACACCACCCCGCATCGACCATGACAAGATCCGCAAAGGAACTGAAATTCCCAGCTTGGTGGCCAGCTGCCCGACAGGCGCTATCCGCCCCAATCCCAAGGAAAAGAGTGTCGTAGTGAACGATGCCAAATGTATGTATTGCGGTAACTGCTACACCATGGCACCCGGTATGGAAATTATCGACCCCCAAAACGATGGAATCGCTATTTTAGTTGGTGGTAAGGTAGCGAATGCCCGGACCAACCCCATGTTCTCCCGGATGGTCATTCCCTTCCTGCCTAACAACCCGCCTCGCTGGCCGGAAGTGACCGACGCAATTCGCAACATTGTCGAAACGTGGGCTGCCAATGCTAACAAAGGCGAAAAAATGGGTGAGTGGATCGAGAGAATTGGCTGGGAAAGATTCTTTAGCTTAACCGGTATCGAATTCAGCGACAAACTCATCGACGACTTCATCTTCTCCAGAGAAACTTTCCGTACATCGGCCGCGTTCAAATATTAA
- the dsrJ gene encoding sulfate reduction electron transfer complex DsrMKJOP subunit DsrJ: MSKGGKTIGGLLIFVVIAIMPFLYNMGKADAKPEINTDTPVIRELGATQCIEGTEYMRENHMHLLLEWRDAVVREGKTTYTNSQGEQFEMSLQNTCLNCHNDTPETVYYTAETANQGDNQFCYSCHNYAAVEPDCWACHAGPREAEK, translated from the coding sequence ATGAGTAAGGGAGGAAAAACAATCGGTGGCCTTTTGATCTTTGTGGTTATCGCCATCATGCCCTTCCTTTATAATATGGGCAAGGCGGATGCCAAGCCGGAGATCAATACGGATACCCCGGTGATACGGGAACTAGGGGCTACTCAGTGCATTGAAGGCACCGAATATATGAGAGAAAACCATATGCACCTCTTGTTGGAATGGCGGGATGCTGTCGTTCGCGAAGGCAAAACAACCTACACCAACAGCCAGGGAGAACAATTTGAAATGAGTCTCCAAAATACCTGCTTAAACTGTCATAACGATACGCCCGAAACAGTTTACTACACAGCCGAAACAGCCAATCAGGGAGATAACCAGTTCTGCTACTCCTGCCATAATTATGCAGCAGTAGAGCCTGATTGCTGGGCTTGCCATGCCGGGCCAAGGGAGGCAGAGAAATGA
- a CDS encoding 4Fe-4S binding protein — protein sequence MFIITIDPDSCSGCDACADSCPAHLLKFNGEITEVVGDETECMGCESCVSVCPTGAASIMEM from the coding sequence ATGTTCATCATAACCATTGATCCCGATTCATGTTCCGGTTGCGATGCCTGTGCAGATTCTTGCCCGGCACATCTGTTGAAATTCAACGGGGAAATCACCGAAGTCGTCGGCGATGAAACCGAATGTATGGGTTGTGAAAGTTGCGTATCTGTTTGCCCAACGGGTGCTGCATCCATTATGGAGATGTAG
- a CDS encoding (Fe-S)-binding protein, translating into MINHKDLKPSDLNRPDEQLVKVEELMPLPRPYDKPGMEPDFMEVKPAWREKYCTSLDGFVAIDTLTRPKSKEEEEEFVRKFLSGLEKLFTDANNGMRQPLMLSFEYCAKCDTCSNACHIYEGSGNNELYRPIFRVEALRKIYKKYFTTSGKLLGGLVGADLEATWESIARLGESAYRCNLCRRCAQTCPLGLDNGIMAKEIRKIFSMEMGIAPSPIHKKGTENQLKTGSSTGLTKPAFLDIVEFLEEEMDEKFGLKIKFPIDKKGADILLMHNAGEYRAWPENPIAFAILFEAAGIDWTISSEMMGYDSVNYGIWYDDAQAKKIALAQMKVAKDLGVRRVVQGECGHAHKAAAVSADRMAPGSDKVPVESFFPLLRDIVKSGAIKFDPSRNNFPVTLHDPCNVVRQMGIVMPQREVLHQLAPQFREMTPHGVDNYCCGGGSGFAIMHSQNFGDFLKKISARKKFAQILNAFQDTIEDPQIVKYICAPCSNCKGTMRDILEYYEATDKFNVQYGGLIELVVNAMADLKRPFFEFLEEE; encoded by the coding sequence ATGATAAATCATAAAGACCTAAAGCCCAGTGATTTAAATAGGCCTGACGAGCAGTTGGTCAAAGTGGAAGAACTTATGCCTTTGCCGCGCCCTTACGATAAACCCGGCATGGAGCCCGATTTCATGGAAGTCAAACCGGCATGGCGTGAAAAGTACTGTACCTCCTTGGATGGCTTTGTTGCTATTGATACACTAACCCGTCCCAAATCCAAAGAAGAAGAAGAGGAGTTTGTCCGTAAGTTCTTGAGCGGATTGGAGAAGCTTTTCACCGACGCCAACAACGGTATGAGACAGCCCTTAATGCTTTCCTTTGAGTACTGTGCTAAATGCGATACCTGCTCCAATGCCTGCCATATCTATGAAGGGTCCGGCAATAATGAACTTTATCGGCCTATTTTCCGGGTAGAGGCTCTGCGCAAAATCTATAAAAAGTACTTCACTACCAGCGGCAAATTGCTTGGCGGTTTAGTAGGCGCCGACCTCGAGGCAACCTGGGAAAGCATCGCCCGTCTTGGCGAATCCGCCTATCGATGCAATCTTTGCCGTCGTTGTGCCCAGACCTGCCCTCTGGGTTTGGACAACGGCATCATGGCCAAAGAAATCCGCAAGATCTTCAGCATGGAAATGGGGATTGCCCCCAGCCCCATTCACAAAAAAGGAACGGAGAATCAGCTGAAGACAGGTTCCTCCACCGGACTTACCAAGCCGGCTTTCCTGGATATCGTGGAATTCCTGGAAGAGGAAATGGATGAGAAGTTTGGCTTGAAAATCAAATTCCCCATTGATAAAAAAGGTGCCGATATTCTCTTAATGCACAATGCAGGAGAATACCGGGCCTGGCCGGAAAACCCCATCGCTTTTGCCATTCTTTTTGAAGCAGCAGGGATCGACTGGACCATCAGCAGTGAAATGATGGGCTATGACAGTGTCAACTACGGAATTTGGTATGATGATGCCCAAGCGAAGAAAATTGCTCTGGCTCAAATGAAAGTAGCCAAAGATCTGGGAGTGCGGAGAGTTGTCCAAGGGGAATGCGGACATGCTCATAAAGCGGCGGCCGTGTCGGCGGATAGAATGGCCCCCGGATCGGATAAGGTGCCTGTGGAAAGCTTCTTCCCCTTACTGCGGGATATCGTCAAATCAGGAGCCATCAAATTCGATCCCAGCCGGAACAATTTCCCGGTGACCCTTCATGACCCTTGTAACGTGGTAAGGCAAATGGGAATTGTCATGCCCCAACGGGAAGTCTTACATCAGCTCGCCCCCCAATTCCGCGAGATGACCCCCCATGGGGTAGATAACTACTGTTGCGGCGGCGGGAGCGGTTTTGCCATCATGCATAGTCAGAACTTCGGAGACTTCCTGAAAAAGATCAGTGCCCGCAAGAAATTCGCCCAGATTCTTAACGCTTTCCAGGATACTATCGAAGATCCCCAGATCGTTAAATATATCTGTGCTCCTTGCTCCAACTGTAAAGGAACCATGCGGGATATCCTGGAGTACTACGAAGCAACCGATAAGTTCAATGTTCAATATGGCGGTTTGATTGAGCTGGTCGTCAACGCTATGGCTGATCTCAAGAGACCCTTCTTTGAGTTCTTAGAAGAAGAGTAG
- a CDS encoding RsbRD N-terminal domain-containing protein: MDKTLRSLLTEKQDLIIEKWCREIINTYPKETAKFLKEKRDEFANPIGNTISQGIEQTFTALIQESKENEVHLFLKDMIKVRAVQSFTASQAVSFVFLLKRIIREELGKVAEEERIAKALLDFETQIDQLALASFDIYSECRDKLAALKTMEIRNQTYRLLQQANLLTLRSDMEPEEPHSEPEPFRVNTKRKEVVT, from the coding sequence ATGGATAAGACCTTAAGAAGTCTCCTCACGGAAAAACAAGACCTCATTATTGAAAAATGGTGTCGTGAAATCATCAATACCTACCCGAAAGAGACAGCAAAATTCCTAAAAGAAAAACGTGATGAGTTTGCAAATCCGATCGGAAACACCATCAGCCAGGGTATTGAGCAAACCTTTACAGCCTTAATCCAAGAAAGTAAAGAGAATGAAGTGCATTTATTTTTAAAGGATATGATTAAGGTGAGAGCGGTCCAGAGCTTTACTGCTTCCCAGGCTGTGAGTTTTGTGTTCCTCTTAAAAAGGATAATTCGAGAAGAACTGGGCAAGGTGGCTGAAGAAGAGCGTATAGCCAAAGCTCTTCTGGACTTTGAAACTCAAATTGACCAGTTAGCACTTGCTTCTTTTGATATATATTCAGAATGTCGCGATAAGCTAGCGGCTCTCAAGACGATGGAAATAAGAAATCAGACCTACCGGCTATTGCAGCAAGCGAATTTACTAACACTCCGTTCCGATATGGAACCTGAGGAACCACATTCCGAACCAGAACCCTTTCGGGTCAATACCAAGAGAAAAGAGGTTGTAACGTGA
- a CDS encoding FAD-dependent oxidoreductase — MKVVIIGGVATGPKVAARLRRLSIDAEITVVEKGKIVSYGSCGLPLFLGNLVPKIEDLMKTSAGLIRDTQYFEDTKGINVLTQTEALAIDRQQKKVRVRNLATGEERDLDYDHLVLATGAKEVVPPIPGIQYQNVYTLHSLDDAVNIKALIKEKKIQHATIIGAGLIGIEVADAIAGPRLKVTLFESQGSVVPKLLDPDMALLVEHKMRSRGIDLRLNCPVKELTGDEDGKVNGVILENESITTGLVIVAVGVRPEVTLARQAGLTLGITGAIQVNQYMQTDDTYIYAGGDCAEQVNMLSGRQVFVPLASTANKQGRVIADNIAGRASEFPAICATSVFQAFELNVGRTGLGEPEARELGYDVITSLSTGLDAVHYYPVHGAVTIKLIAERTSGRLLGAQVCGTGEAIKRLDVLITILRFNGTVKDISNLDLSYAPPFATAIDVLIHAANTLENKQLGIVDTVNPFELLERLKKDKSIIFVDVREGDETRANPVEGSQIIVIPLGELRKRYTEIPQGSPVVTFCELGIRGYDAACFLKGVGFQDVSFLEGGMSTWGALQPALNM, encoded by the coding sequence GTGAAAGTTGTGATTATTGGCGGGGTTGCCACAGGCCCTAAGGTAGCAGCACGCTTACGACGCCTTTCTATAGACGCCGAAATAACCGTGGTCGAAAAGGGGAAGATCGTCTCCTATGGATCTTGCGGGTTGCCCTTGTTTTTGGGCAACCTGGTCCCCAAAATAGAAGACCTTATGAAGACCTCCGCGGGGCTGATTCGCGACACCCAGTATTTTGAGGACACCAAGGGCATCAATGTATTAACCCAGACCGAGGCCCTGGCCATCGATCGTCAGCAGAAAAAGGTTAGGGTCCGGAACCTTGCCACAGGCGAGGAAAGAGATCTGGACTATGACCATTTAGTTCTGGCCACAGGGGCTAAGGAAGTAGTCCCGCCCATCCCCGGAATCCAGTACCAGAATGTCTATACCTTACACAGCTTGGATGACGCGGTGAACATTAAAGCCTTGATCAAAGAAAAGAAGATCCAACATGCCACCATCATCGGTGCCGGTCTAATCGGCATTGAAGTGGCTGATGCCATTGCCGGACCGCGCCTAAAAGTCACTCTGTTCGAAAGTCAAGGCAGTGTCGTCCCCAAACTGCTTGATCCGGATATGGCCCTTCTCGTTGAACACAAGATGCGCAGCCGAGGGATCGATCTAAGACTGAATTGTCCCGTCAAAGAGTTGACCGGAGATGAGGACGGGAAGGTCAATGGAGTTATCTTAGAGAACGAATCTATCACAACCGGGTTGGTCATTGTGGCTGTAGGAGTGCGACCGGAGGTTACTCTGGCCCGACAAGCCGGTTTGACCCTTGGCATAACGGGTGCTATTCAAGTCAACCAATACATGCAGACCGACGACACTTACATCTATGCCGGCGGCGACTGTGCTGAACAAGTCAATATGCTGTCCGGCCGCCAAGTCTTTGTTCCCTTGGCATCGACCGCCAACAAGCAGGGACGGGTTATCGCTGACAATATTGCCGGAAGGGCTTCAGAGTTCCCAGCCATTTGCGCTACTTCAGTCTTTCAAGCCTTCGAACTCAATGTAGGAAGGACAGGACTGGGAGAGCCAGAGGCCAGGGAGCTGGGCTATGATGTGATAACAAGCCTGAGCACCGGCCTTGACGCAGTTCATTACTATCCCGTTCATGGGGCGGTGACCATCAAGCTCATTGCCGAAAGAACCAGCGGACGGCTGCTGGGCGCTCAGGTCTGCGGTACGGGAGAGGCTATTAAACGATTGGATGTCCTTATAACCATCTTAAGATTCAATGGCACGGTTAAGGATATCAGCAATTTGGATTTGAGCTATGCCCCGCCTTTCGCTACGGCCATTGATGTTTTGATTCATGCGGCCAATACCTTGGAGAACAAGCAACTTGGGATCGTGGATACCGTGAATCCCTTTGAGCTGCTTGAACGCTTGAAAAAAGATAAATCCATCATCTTTGTGGATGTGCGCGAAGGAGATGAGACCAGGGCCAACCCTGTGGAAGGTTCCCAGATCATAGTGATACCTTTAGGGGAACTAAGGAAACGATATACTGAAATACCTCAGGGCAGCCCAGTGGTCACGTTCTGTGAATTGGGTATTCGCGGATACGATGCAGCCTGTTTCCTTAAAGGAGTGGGATTCCAGGATGTTAGTTTTCTGGAAGGAGGGATGTCCACCTGGGGAGCCTTGCAGCCTGCCCTGAACATGTAA
- the dsrM gene encoding sulfate reduction electron transfer complex DsrMKJOP subunit DsrM, with product MKALFSLIAVLILMLIPLVGVGLANLQGLFGIVLPYLALILFLGGFIYRIMGWARTPVPFRIPTTVGQGKSFDWIKQNKIENPTSNLGVIIRMAMEVLLFRSLFRNSKTELRNGENGPQLAHGSNKWLWLFGLMFHWSLLIILIRHLRLFLEPVPAVISSLDSLDSFFQIGLPALYITDMLIVAALTFLFLRRVVAPQVRYISLAADYFPLFLLMGIAATGILMRYIFRVDIASIKEFAVGLLTFTPHIPDGIGTIFYIHLFFVSCLFAYFPLSKLMHMGGIFMNPTRNMKSNNRMVRHINPWNYPVEVHTYEEYEDDFRTKMIKAGIPVEKE from the coding sequence GTGAAAGCCTTATTTTCTTTAATCGCTGTATTAATATTGATGCTTATTCCTCTAGTAGGAGTTGGGCTGGCCAACTTACAGGGCCTATTTGGCATTGTTCTTCCCTACCTGGCCCTCATCTTATTCCTGGGGGGATTCATCTACCGGATCATGGGTTGGGCCCGCACCCCTGTGCCTTTTAGAATCCCAACCACGGTCGGGCAAGGCAAATCCTTTGACTGGATTAAGCAGAATAAGATTGAGAACCCCACCTCCAACCTCGGAGTCATCATCAGAATGGCTATGGAAGTTTTACTTTTCCGGTCCTTATTCCGGAATTCCAAGACCGAGCTGAGGAATGGAGAAAATGGTCCCCAATTGGCCCATGGCTCCAACAAATGGCTCTGGCTCTTTGGCCTGATGTTTCACTGGTCCTTATTGATCATTCTCATTCGTCATTTAAGATTGTTTTTGGAGCCGGTTCCGGCGGTTATCAGTTCCTTGGATAGTCTGGACAGTTTCTTCCAGATTGGTTTACCTGCTCTCTATATTACCGACATGCTTATTGTCGCCGCATTGACCTTTCTCTTCCTGCGGAGAGTCGTGGCCCCTCAAGTGAGATACATCAGTTTGGCCGCGGATTACTTCCCCCTCTTCCTTCTCATGGGAATCGCTGCCACAGGAATACTCATGCGCTATATATTCAGAGTAGATATCGCCAGCATCAAGGAATTTGCCGTTGGTTTACTCACTTTCACCCCTCATATCCCTGATGGAATCGGCACCATCTTTTATATTCACCTGTTCTTTGTCAGCTGCTTGTTTGCCTATTTCCCCTTAAGCAAGCTGATGCATATGGGTGGAATCTTTATGAACCCAACCCGGAATATGAAGAGCAACAACCGTATGGTAAGACATATCAACCCTTGGAACTATCCCGTTGAAGTCCATACTTATGAAGAGTATGAAGACGATTTCAGAACCAAAATGATTAAGGCGGGTATCCCGGTGGAGAAGGAGTGA